ATGAAATGTATCCCGGAAATCTGAAGGTTAAGGATCCGATAAAGGGTCGATTCTTCTTTGACTTGTTATTCGGAACTGACGAAGCCCGTAAGAAAATGAATCATAGTGAATCATTGTTGGAATGGATGAGAGAAAACGATGAATCTTCAGCATTTAAGTTGGAACGTAAACCATTTTTGATGTACTGACTGATAGTGAAAGGGGAATGGCATGCAGATGCATTTGTGGGAAGACGTTAAACAGCAATACAGTGATCAGATATGTATACTGTGGAATCGCATTTACGGAGATCGGTTTCCCCTAAGGAAATCCTTGTTTCAACAGAACAGCATTGAAGATATCCACGTTGATGCGGATGCCTCGAGACTCGTTACTGTTGGGGACGAAGCAGTGGGGTTGATTATAGTGAAGCGAGATCACTATAACAGATTTCAACGCTCTCAGGCGTGGATTCATTTACTGATGGTGGACCCCACTTATCAGCATAGAGGAATTGGAAGTAAACTGTTAAAGCAGGCAGAAGCAACTGTGGTAAATATGGGGGCTAGTGAAATTGTAATCGGACAAGACCCCTATCACTATTTTCCTGGTGTACCTGCCGATCAGAACGCTATAAAAAAATGGCTTATGAAGCGTGGATACACCAACGTGAACAGTGTATCTGATTATGTAAATACGTCTCCTCAGAGTGAAAGAAAACTTGATACGGAGAATATTCTGAGCTCAGATGAAAAAGGGAAATTATTCAGCTTTCTAAAGGCTTATTTCTCGTCTAGATGGCTTTACGAGGCGGAAGAATATTTCTTGAAAGGAGGAAGCGGAAGCGCTTATGTAATTATAAAAGACCAAGGGGAAATTATTGCTTTTTGTAAAACGAACATCGGAGAAAAACCTTTAATTGGTTCCAATGTAAACTGGTCGCAGAGATTCACTGGAATACTGGGTGGAATCGGGCCGCTCGGAGTGCATCCAGAGTGGCGAAAAATGAAATTGGGACGTGAAATTGTATTACTTGCTACGCGTCATCTTTTGAATCAGGGAGTGGGTTCAATCTACATAGATTGGACGGAGTTACACGGATTTTATCGCTCTTTAGGATATACATCAATTGAAACATATGATCAATTCAAAAAAACTATTGAAATTTAATTTCATTTACTATATTATAAATTTGTAATTAAATTTCACAAATCGGGTGATTGCCTATGACCATCAATTTATCAGATTTAACAACTGAAAGGCGTAATGAACGTACTAAACATATTGATCAACTATCATCATTTGAAATTCTTTCGATGATCAATGAGGAAGACCATCTTATCGCTGAATCAGTGAAAAAAGAAATGAAAGCGATTAACAACGTTGTGGAAGTAGTTTGTGAGCGATTTAAAAAAGGAGGTAAACTAGTCTATATTGGTGCCGGAACGAGCGGACGAATTGGAGTGTTGGATGCTGCGGAGGCACCACCGACGTTCAGAACAGATCCGGAGATGATCCAGGCGCTGATTGCTGGTGGTGACCAAGCGATGTTTCATGCAATTGAAGGAGCTGAAGATTCCAAAGAACAGGCAAAACAGGATTTGGAGCGGTTAAACCTTTCCAAGGATGATGTCATTATTGCAATTGCGGCAAGTGGGAGAACACCCTATGCAAAAGGTGCAGTGGAATACGGCAATGAAATAAATGCAGTAACTGTCGGATTGAGTTGCAATAAAGGATCAGAACTTTCAGCGCTGGCTCAGCTGGCCATTGAGGTTGAGGTCGGGCCCGAAGTGATTACCGGTTCGACCAGAATGAAAGCGGCTACAGCACAAAAGCTTGTCTTAAATATGATCTCCACATCAAGCATGATTTTGATTGGTAAGATCTTTGAAAATCTTATGGTTGATTTGAAAGCCAGTAACCATAAACTTCAGGAGCGGGCAAAAAGCATTACTTCTGCGATTACAGGCTGCTCAGAAGAAGAAGTCGAGCAGACTTTGATTAAGGCAGATTTTGAGGTGAAACCGGCTATTGTAATGCTGAAAACGGGTGTATCGTTAGTTGAAGCAAAAGAGAAACTGAAACAGCACCGTGGATTTGTAAGAAAAGCAATAGAATCACAATCAAAATAAAAAAATGGAGGGTCTTCTATGAATAAAAAACAATGGTTGTTGAAAGGTTCTGTGATTTCGGGTTTATTGGTTTTGGGCGCGTGCGGAGGAAATGATAATGCATCTGAGAGTGAAGGGAATTGGGAAGACTGGGAAGGGACGATTACCATGTGGGATGGTCCAAGATGGGAAGATGAAGACGAAAATCAGTACCATTGGATCGAAGAGAAGGCTGCAGAATTTGAAGACATGTATCCAAATGTCGAAATTGAAATCGTTCAACAACCATGGGCGGAGCTGAGTGACAGTTTAAGTGTTGCAATAGCAGGTCAAAACTGGCCGGACATTGCTCCGATCGATATCAGTGGTGGAGCAATCAGCTTAAATCATATTGAGGAAGGCATCATTGAGACAACGGATGACCTTTATACTGAAGAGGAATGGAACGATTTTTATCCCAATACATTGGAAGCCTATGAATATGAGGGCTCATTATATGGTGTTCCGACATCTGTAAGTGTTCAGACGATGCTTTTAAACTTGGAGATCTTTGAAGAGAAGGGTGTCGAGCCTCCTGAGGATGGCCGCTGGACCTATGATGAGTTTGTAGACAAGATGATTCAGCTGACCGATGACGATACTTACGGATTCTCAACGTATATCATGCCGAACTATTACGAAGCATGGCCATTTTTGCTGATGGATGGAGGCTATCCGTTAAACGAGGAAATGGATGAATATACATTTAATTCACCTGAAGCAATTAGTGGATTGGAGAAACTGGTTGATCTTAAATTTAAGCATGAAACAGCGCCTGTCGAAATGGGCGGATCAGACGTAGGTGGCACTTTCCAGTCATTTGCAGCTTTGGATCAGAGAACGGTAGCTGTTCAACCATGGACTACATGGGCGATCAACTCTCTTCAGACGGAAGAATATCAGATGGACTTTATGGTTGCTGAATATCCGATCGGTGACCTGGGTGAACCTGTCACAATGGGCGGTGTAGGTGGATTTGTAATGTTTATGCAGGAAGAGGATGCAAAACGCCAAATGGTTGGAGAATTCCTGAAGCATATTACAAATACGGATGAACAATATACAACAGCTGTAAACTATGGAACGTTCCCGGCGCGAGAATCTACAGCTGATATGGATCCTTTTGCAGATAATCCTGAGATGGCAAGAGCACAGGAACTGACTGATCAGGTTGTTCCAATTCCAATGCATCAGGATTGGGGACGGATTGATGAGGTCATCCAAAGTGAGTTGCAGCTTGCATTGAATGGGGAAAAGAGTGCGGAAGAGGCCCTGAACGATGCTGAATCTGAGGTTGAACGTATTTTAGCTGATTAAGGATTGAGTCATAGAGGGTTTCCACATCCAATGTTGGGAACCCTTTCTTTCATCACTATGAAGATCAGGTCAAAAAGGAGGCTAAAATGTGGGGCAGATAGGTAAGGAAAAGACTGTCATCAATGATCAAGGCAAGGTTCTCCTGCGAAAAAAAACAGTATGGGAAAAAGTGAAAGAGAATAAAGCAGCGTACCTTTTTTTACTCCCGAAACTAATCTTTTTTATGACATTCATGTTCATTCCGATTGTTTGGGCATTCTTTATTTCGTTTCAGGACAGAGGAGTTTTTGATGTTGAATGGGTTTGGTTCAAACATTATATAGCTGCGTTTGAAAGTCCGATTTTCAGAGCTGCTTTATGGAACACTTTTGTGTTTACTATAGTTACAGTTCCGGCATTTATTATTACGGCTCTCATTATCTCCAGTATGATACATCCGCTTGGGAGAAGGAGTCAGACGTTTTTCAGAGCAGCATTTTATCTTCCGACGGTAACGTCGATGGTTATCATTGCCATGGTTTGGAGGTGGATGTACAATTACCGATTTGGGCTGTTTAATTACATTATCGAATTCTTTGGATTCGAATCTGTGAACTGGCTTGGGCAGACATCGACTGCTCTCCCGTCACTAATGATTATGGCTATACTTATTCCACCTGGCGCCGGGATTATTATTTATCTTGCTGCAATGAACAATATTAATCCTTCGCTGTATGAAGCTGCAGACATAGATGGTGCGACGTCATTCCAAAAATGGATTCGAATAACTATTCCCTTGTTGAAACCAACGACACTATATTTGACTATTTTAAGTACGATTGGATCGTTTCAGGTGTTCACACAAATCATTATGATGACTGGCGGTGGTCCCGGTTATGCTACGGAGACCGTTGTTCATGTTATTTACAAGTCTGCGTTCAGGGACTTCAATTTCGGATTGGCATCAGCGCAATCGGTGATTTTATTCTTTATTATCATGGTGTTCGCAATATTCCAATTTAAAACATTGCAAACAGAGAAATAATTTCGAGTCTGAAGGCAGGTGAATCAATAATGTTTCAAAGAAGAATAAAAAAACCGATTATTATTGTATCTCTTCTTATAATGGCTCTTATATCCCTCTTGCCTTTGTATTGGGTTTTCGTCACAGCATTACAACTGCCAAGCTATCAAAATGAGGAAATGGACCGGCCTGTTTCTTACGTCGAATCGTCCCCGCCGGTTCTTTACCCCGTTGGAATAACGGAGTATGTTTCACAATGGCAAAAGAAGCGCGAAGCAGAAAGTCAAGGTGACATGGAACAGGCGGAGGTCCACAGTTCCTTAATGACGGAAGTGAGAGAGAAAACATTCGGCTCTTTTACACATTTATTTGAAAATACGAAGATCATGCGCTGGTTATTTAACAGTGTATATATAGCAGTTGTAACGACCGCAATTATCGTCCTGATCGATACAATGGCTGGCTATGTGTTAGCAAAGAAAGATTTTCCGGGGAAATGGATCATTTTTTGGATGATTATTTCAACTATGATGATCCCTGAGCAGGTGACGCTCGTACCAACGTTTATCATAGTACAGAATTTGAATATGTTCGACACTCATTTCGCTCTGATTTTTCCAATGCTGGCTCTTGCGTTTGGGGTGTTCCTGATGAGGCAATTCCTTCTTTCTATACCTGATGAGCTGATTGAAGCAGCAAAGATTGACGGGGCAAGTGAGTGGAAGATCTTCAGATCGATCATTGTACCACTGGCACGACCGGCAATGGCAGTACTGGGCATATTTACGTTTGTATTAGTTTGGAATTCGTTCCTATGGCCGATTATTGTAATTAATGACGAGAATCTTATGACTTTGCCAGCCGGACTGAAAACACTTCAGGATGCAAATCTTGCCGATTTCAAACTCTTGATGACAGGTGCGACAGTTGCTGCTGTTCCGATGATTATCTTCTTCCTGATGTTCCAGCGATACTTTATTAAAGGTTTAACCATTGGAGGAGTGAAAGAGTAATGTCTCTATCAATAAACGATAAATTAGGTCAGATGATGGTATTCGGATTTTCAGCATCGAAACCGGATGAAGTATCAGAAGGAATAAAGGAAATGATTGAGACTCATCGCGTTGGAAATATTATTTTGTTTGGAAGAAATCTGGGCAGTCCTGGAGAGATCCGCTCTTTGACCGGAAAGCTTCAAAAAATAGCAAGGGATGCGGGACACGAAAGGCCGTTGTTTATTTCGGTTGATCAAGAAAATGGTGCAGTCCGCAGATTAGGCGAAGGGACCACGGTCTTTCCGGGAGCTATGACAACGGGTGCTACGGGAGAACCGGAACTCGCATATGAATGTGGCTATGCTACAGCATTAGAATTGAAAGCTCTCGGGATCAACTGGAACCTCGCTCCAGTAGCGGATGTAAACAATAATAGACACAATCCGGTCATTGGAGTTCGTTCGTTTTCGGAAGACCCTGAACAGGCAGCCGCTTTTGCAGCTGCTTCAATGAACGGGATGCAAAAGGCGAATATTATGACAGCGGTGAAACATTTCCCCGGGCATGGAGATACAGAAGTAGACTCGCATTTATCTCTTCCTGTCATTCCACATGATATGGAGCGGTTGAATCATGTGGAACTGGTACCGTTTCGCCGTTGTATAGAATCAGGTGCAGATGTGATCATGTCTTCTCATATTTATTTCCCTGCCCTCGAGAAAGAGAAGAATCTGCCTGTCACCCTGTCTCATGAGGTCTTAACAAACTTGTTAAGAGTAAAGATGGGATTCGAAGGATTGATAACCACAGACTGTCTTGAGATGGATGCTATTTCTGAATCGGTAGGCACAGCCGTGGGAGCGGTTAAGGCTATTCATGCAGGTGTCGATTTTGTGATGATTTCAATGCGTACGGATTTGCAAAAACAAGCACTGGAAGCTGTAAAGCGTGATATCGATAAAGGACTTATCAGTGAATCACGGATCGAAGAATCGTATCAACGGATCATTGCCGCGAAAGATCGTTACTTAAGCTGGCGTGACACGAATCTATCAGACGATGCAGAGTATGTACCGGCAATTATTGATTCGGCTAAACACCGCGAGTTGGCGGAGAATGTGTTTAAAAAAGGGATTTCGATCACTCAGCAGGATCCCAATCACTTTCCTTTGGAAAAAAAGTCGTTAAAACAAAAACTCGTGCTTTATCCGAAAAACAACTATCTTTCAAGAGTTGAAGACGAGCGGTATGCCGCAGATTCTTTGGGTAAAGCGCTTGCAAAAATCGATCCTTCTGTTGTCTATCATTGCATATCTGAATTTGTAAATGGAGAAGACGACTTGATTGAGTATGCAAAAACCTTCGACGTATGGATTATCGGGACACTTTCACTGAATCAGGATTATGAACAGAAGCAGATTCTTGAAAAATTGATGGAAGTTAAAACAGATGAGATCGTTGTTGCGGTAGCGATGAAGAATCCATATGATTTATTGTGGTTTAAAGACGCCGAGATCAAGATAGCAACTTATGAATTCACAACTCCGGCTATTGAAATCGCAGCCAGTGCATTATATGGTGATATTAACGTAACGGGTGTTCCTCCTGTTACGTTGACGTTATAAGAGATCACCAGGAAAGGGTGCGTTCAATATGGAACAAAGAGGTACGATGAAACTGATCGAAGGCATGCTGAAAGATTTATCTCCGTCAGAGAGAAAAATTGCGGATTTTGTGCTGGAGAAACCGGACGAAGTCCTGTCGCTGACGGCCAATCAATTAGGTGAACGGAGCCATACCAGCAGTGCAGCCGTTATCCGCTTTTGCAAATCAATCGGTTTCAAAGGATTTCAGCAGTTGAAATTACGCTTGGCGAGTGATTCGCATCAGGACAAATCAACAGAATTCAGGGATATTCAACCTGGTGAATCACCGGCAGAGGTCGTATCTAAAATGACGACTAACTCGATGCAGACAATCAAAGAAACTGCCGATATATTAAATATTTATGATTTAACACAGGTTATCGAGGCATTGGATCAGGTGAATCGCATCCATTTTTTCGGTGTGGGTGCATCAAATATCATTGCTCAGGATGCGCAGTTGAAATTCTCGCGAATTAATAAACATACGACAGCCTTTGCTGATTTTCATATTGCGTCGATGCACGTGGCGAACTCCGGACCTGGTGACGTTGTGTTCGGTATTTCATTTTCGGGCGAAACAAAGGAAGTCTTGAAAATACTCGAGTTGGCAAATGAAAAAGGCGCAACGACAATTGCTCTTACGAAATTCGGGCCTTCAACAATCGCCAAAACAGCTTCCATATGTCTCCGGACATCCGCTTCTAAAGAAACAACATTCAGAAGCAGCGCAACATCTTCGCGGATTGCACAGTTACATGTTTTGGATATTTTATTTATGAGCGTGGCAAATGCGAATTATGATGAAGTGATTCAGTATCTGAATCAAACCAGAGAAGCAATCAGGGCGATACAACGAAAGTAATATATAGTCGGAGGAATACAATAGTATGAATAATTCAACTAATGTGCCGAAGATCGAACTGCCAATTAAAAAGGAACGCGTTTTGGCAATTGGCTTGATGTCCGGAACATCGCTTGACGGGATCGATGCCGTTTTTTGTGAAATAACAGGGGAAGGAAACACCACTGATATTCATATGATCAGGTTTATAACTCTTGATTATGAAGATTCGCTCAAACAGTCGATATTGGCACAATGTAATCCGGAAACGTCGAGCGTTGATGAAATATGCCGGCTAAATACGATTCTTGGTAAGCGTTTTGCCGAAGCAGCCAAGGAAGTTGTTAAAGGTACTGGGTGGTCGATTGACCAAGTGGATTTCATTAGTTCACATGGACAAACCATCCATCATTTGCCGAAAGAACGAGCTACGCTTCAGATTGGGGAGTTGGCTGTTATTGCCCATGAAACCAGTTGCCTGACTGTAGGGGATTTTCGACCATCAGACATGGCGGCTGGTGGAGAAGGAGCCCCTCTTGTGCCTTTTTCTGATGCACTTCTCTTTGCCCATCCCGTTCATAACCGGTTTTTCCTTAATATTGGAGGGATGAGTAATTATACATTAGTACCATCTCAAGAGTCGAATATCTCCGGGGAGATGGTAACTGGATCAGATATAGGACCCGGTAATGTATGGGTCGATGAGATGGTGAAGTTGATCACAAACGGGCGGCAAAGTTATGATCGTGGCGGTGAGATTGCAAGATCGGGTGTGATTATCAAACGTCTCCTGAATAAACTGATTCAGGAAGATATGTTTTACCACGAACCATTCCCTAAGAGTACAGGCCGTGAGCATTACACAGTAGATAAGTGCAGAGTATATTATGATGAAGGAAAGTCGCTCGGTTATTCTGATGAGGACCTTGTCACAACAATGACGGCTTTTACCGTGATGTCCATAAGTGAGGCTATTCGCAAACTACAAGAAAAGGGAATAATGATTGATGAGATCTATGTCGGTGGCGGAGGCGTTCATAATCAATATATGTTGGATGAAATCGGGAACAAGGTTAATATACCTGTGTTTAATATGGAACGTATAGGAATGGACAGCGATGCTAAGGAAGCGATCTCATTTTGTGTATTGGGCAATGAGTTTCTTAGATTCAAACACAATAATATGCCCAGTGTAACAAATGCATCATCTCCAAAGATGATGGGAAAGATAGTGTTCCCTTAGATCGCTGAACGGGCAATTGAAAAAGAACAGTAAATGCAAAATACCCCCGATGCAGATCAACCTGCATCGGGGGTATTCTTATGACCCGGTATGTTCTTTCGCCTCTGTGGACTTCCTGAGCCCGTAACCGATCCCGTAGCCCAAGGCAATGGCGAGCCCGTGCGCGGGTCCTAAGAGAGTCAGCTCTTCATTCTGCCAGCTGAGGACGATGTTCATGATAAACATGATGAGCACCCAGCGTCTTGCCTTCGAGCCCATAATCTCCGCATCCTTGACAAGGCCCGTGTAAATCGAGGCCATGCCAATCGCCGCGACAGAGGCAAGGGCTGCAGGTTCACCGGTCCACGTCATGAAGGGCGCATACAAGAAGAGCGCCACACTCCCCATGAGCCCCATGATGAGAAACAACACGACCGACGTCCCTGTACCGATTGTCTTCTCAAGCTTCCCGCCAAACATGATCACGAGAAAGCCGTTCAGTAACAGATGCATCACAGAACCCGTGGCAAAGATCACCGTGATCAGCGTCCACGGCTCCTGAAACATCGTCTCCGGGTTCACGAGAAGTGCATCCCCTGTTGCAGGATCCGAATACAAAATCAGAAAAAATAAAGCATACAAAGCCAAAATCCCGGTCATCCCGGGGTGTTCTTTAACCCATCTTACCGTCTCATCCATCTCATCAGCTCCAGTGTGCGTGGTATCTCTGAGTAACAGTATACAGGAAGAACGGAGTGACGGGGAGGATGGATTGGAGAAGGTGCAAACATACATGTATCTAAAGCTTAAATTGTCTGAAAAATCGTGCGTGTAAGCTAGAAGCGTGTGGTAAAATAATGTTATATAATCATTATCTTCAATTTTAGTGGCCGTAGTTTTTGATCAATCGTGGAGTAAGGGAGGTATTTCAATGTTCTGGAGTGATCTTGTAGCTGTTCTGATTGGTTCCTTCATAAATGCATTAATAATTACAAGGTTGGTTCGATTTATGTTGAAAAAGTGGATGGGAGACGGAGTGAGGGTAGCCACTTATACTTTTTCAATCTCGTTTGTGTTCTATATGGTTTTTAATTATATCATTATAAGTGATATCGTAATTGTAATAAGGTATATATTGTTTGCATTACTGTTATATGGATACGATTTATTTAAAGAGAGAGACCTTAGAATTATTGGAGGTGTCGACAATCAAATCAAGCAGTGACAATAACAATCATCAAAAAGAAGCGGAGGCATTGGTTGAATATTTACTGAATGATATTGAGTACTCGCTCTATGAAATCATTAAGGATTTTAAAGATTTTACGGATAGTAAGGTTGTTTTGGATGAACAAGATCAAAGAAAACTGGTTGAGTTATATCTTACAAGTACATTGGCGATGATTGTATTTGAAGAGAAGATTCTTCGAGATGAGATCGATAACATTTTAAAGTGGTTGGACAGATCAAGTTCTCCTCAATTTAAAGATAATTACCGCAAATTCCTTGACCTGTTTGAGCAGGATATGCAGGATCGTATTTTTGAAGAAATCCATAATCACCGCTTATTCGAAGGGACAAGTGTATTTTCTACCAAATCATTCAATGCAAATAAAATTGGTGATTTTAAAGAAAGAGGGAAAAAGAATGTAAGGAATATCTTTGATCATCATGATAATCAGGGAAATAATCAACTAAATGATGAGATAGAACTAGACAATGAGAAAAATGATATTAACGTAGTTCAGACTCTAAGACAGTCATTTAACGATCGTGAAGCCTGGGATTTATTGTTGTCATCTGTTATGGCTGTGATCTTTGTATCGAATTTGATCTACTTCATCAGTTTGGTAATAGCAGGGTCAGAAAACATGGAAGGAATTTATAACGAGTTGTTATTAATTACCGCTATATTTATTGTTCTCAGCTATAACGTTTACCGGAATCATTACCCTTATCATCACTCGACCTTATATATAAATCCGCCTGTTTTGTCAGTGAAAAACAATTTGATAATAGCAGTAACTGGTTCGCTAATTGCAAATCTCATAATGGTAATTGCTTTTTATTCTTACTATGATCAATTGATAGATTCATCAGTTGACCACGTCAGTGAAGGCATAACCCATGAAGAAACGGAAGAGCGAGATGGTAATGAACAAGCGGACAGTCAAATCTCAGAAAATGAAAGGGTAGATGACGCTAAACGAAATTATCTGGTGAGTATTGCCGATGAGATGAACTTTATCTATGAGGAATTGCACTATATGAGTGAATATTTATATAGCGATCATTATACTCTCGAGGAACAAATTGAAGAATTGGAATTTCTTTATGATGTATTATATGAATCAGCACATAGACCTCTATATAATGATGATTATATGAGAATACTAAATGATTATTATTATGCAATCGAACTGTTTGCTATTTTCGTGAATACAATAATCTCAGATATTGAAAATCTGGGATATATTTCTGATCAAGAGTTTGCACAGCAGGTTCAGTATTATGAAGATGGTGTTGAGTTATTTTATAAAGGTGTCGAAGATTTTGAATTCCATCTTATTAATTTGGGTGAAATTGATGAGTATGGTGTTATTCTGGATTATTATGATGACGGAGATACTATTTAGGTATTTCGGAAAGCTATAAATTAGTAGTACAG
This genomic window from [Bacillus] selenitireducens MLS10 contains:
- a CDS encoding anhydro-N-acetylmuramic acid kinase, with translation MNNSTNVPKIELPIKKERVLAIGLMSGTSLDGIDAVFCEITGEGNTTDIHMIRFITLDYEDSLKQSILAQCNPETSSVDEICRLNTILGKRFAEAAKEVVKGTGWSIDQVDFISSHGQTIHHLPKERATLQIGELAVIAHETSCLTVGDFRPSDMAAGGEGAPLVPFSDALLFAHPVHNRFFLNIGGMSNYTLVPSQESNISGEMVTGSDIGPGNVWVDEMVKLITNGRQSYDRGGEIARSGVIIKRLLNKLIQEDMFYHEPFPKSTGREHYTVDKCRVYYDEGKSLGYSDEDLVTTMTAFTVMSISEAIRKLQEKGIMIDEIYVGGGGVHNQYMLDEIGNKVNIPVFNMERIGMDSDAKEAISFCVLGNEFLRFKHNNMPSVTNASSPKMMGKIVFP
- a CDS encoding rhomboid family intramembrane serine protease is translated as MDETVRWVKEHPGMTGILALYALFFLILYSDPATGDALLVNPETMFQEPWTLITVIFATGSVMHLLLNGFLVIMFGGKLEKTIGTGTSVVLFLIMGLMGSVALFLYAPFMTWTGEPAALASVAAIGMASIYTGLVKDAEIMGSKARRWVLIMFIMNIVLSWQNEELTLLGPAHGLAIALGYGIGYGLRKSTEAKEHTGS
- a CDS encoding MurR/RpiR family transcriptional regulator; translated protein: MEQRGTMKLIEGMLKDLSPSERKIADFVLEKPDEVLSLTANQLGERSHTSSAAVIRFCKSIGFKGFQQLKLRLASDSHQDKSTEFRDIQPGESPAEVVSKMTTNSMQTIKETADILNIYDLTQVIEALDQVNRIHFFGVGASNIIAQDAQLKFSRINKHTTAFADFHIASMHVANSGPGDVVFGISFSGETKEVLKILELANEKGATTIALTKFGPSTIAKTASICLRTSASKETTFRSSATSSRIAQLHVLDILFMSVANANYDEVIQYLNQTREAIRAIQRK
- a CDS encoding glycoside hydrolase family 3 protein, which gives rise to MSLSINDKLGQMMVFGFSASKPDEVSEGIKEMIETHRVGNIILFGRNLGSPGEIRSLTGKLQKIARDAGHERPLFISVDQENGAVRRLGEGTTVFPGAMTTGATGEPELAYECGYATALELKALGINWNLAPVADVNNNRHNPVIGVRSFSEDPEQAAAFAAASMNGMQKANIMTAVKHFPGHGDTEVDSHLSLPVIPHDMERLNHVELVPFRRCIESGADVIMSSHIYFPALEKEKNLPVTLSHEVLTNLLRVKMGFEGLITTDCLEMDAISESVGTAVGAVKAIHAGVDFVMISMRTDLQKQALEAVKRDIDKGLISESRIEESYQRIIAAKDRYLSWRDTNLSDDAEYVPAIIDSAKHRELAENVFKKGISITQQDPNHFPLEKKSLKQKLVLYPKNNYLSRVEDERYAADSLGKALAKIDPSVVYHCISEFVNGEDDLIEYAKTFDVWIIGTLSLNQDYEQKQILEKLMEVKTDEIVVAVAMKNPYDLLWFKDAEIKIATYEFTTPAIEIAASALYGDINVTGVPPVTLTL
- the murQ gene encoding N-acetylmuramic acid 6-phosphate etherase, coding for MTINLSDLTTERRNERTKHIDQLSSFEILSMINEEDHLIAESVKKEMKAINNVVEVVCERFKKGGKLVYIGAGTSGRIGVLDAAEAPPTFRTDPEMIQALIAGGDQAMFHAIEGAEDSKEQAKQDLERLNLSKDDVIIAIAASGRTPYAKGAVEYGNEINAVTVGLSCNKGSELSALAQLAIEVEVGPEVITGSTRMKAATAQKLVLNMISTSSMILIGKIFENLMVDLKASNHKLQERAKSITSAITGCSEEEVEQTLIKADFEVKPAIVMLKTGVSLVEAKEKLKQHRGFVRKAIESQSK
- a CDS encoding carbohydrate ABC transporter permease, giving the protein MGQIGKEKTVINDQGKVLLRKKTVWEKVKENKAAYLFLLPKLIFFMTFMFIPIVWAFFISFQDRGVFDVEWVWFKHYIAAFESPIFRAALWNTFVFTIVTVPAFIITALIISSMIHPLGRRSQTFFRAAFYLPTVTSMVIIAMVWRWMYNYRFGLFNYIIEFFGFESVNWLGQTSTALPSLMIMAILIPPGAGIIIYLAAMNNINPSLYEAADIDGATSFQKWIRITIPLLKPTTLYLTILSTIGSFQVFTQIIMMTGGGPGYATETVVHVIYKSAFRDFNFGLASAQSVILFFIIMVFAIFQFKTLQTEK
- a CDS encoding sugar ABC transporter substrate-binding protein, with the translated sequence MNKKQWLLKGSVISGLLVLGACGGNDNASESEGNWEDWEGTITMWDGPRWEDEDENQYHWIEEKAAEFEDMYPNVEIEIVQQPWAELSDSLSVAIAGQNWPDIAPIDISGGAISLNHIEEGIIETTDDLYTEEEWNDFYPNTLEAYEYEGSLYGVPTSVSVQTMLLNLEIFEEKGVEPPEDGRWTYDEFVDKMIQLTDDDTYGFSTYIMPNYYEAWPFLLMDGGYPLNEEMDEYTFNSPEAISGLEKLVDLKFKHETAPVEMGGSDVGGTFQSFAALDQRTVAVQPWTTWAINSLQTEEYQMDFMVAEYPIGDLGEPVTMGGVGGFVMFMQEEDAKRQMVGEFLKHITNTDEQYTTAVNYGTFPARESTADMDPFADNPEMARAQELTDQVVPIPMHQDWGRIDEVIQSELQLALNGEKSAEEALNDAESEVERILAD
- a CDS encoding GNAT family N-acetyltransferase, translated to MQMHLWEDVKQQYSDQICILWNRIYGDRFPLRKSLFQQNSIEDIHVDADASRLVTVGDEAVGLIIVKRDHYNRFQRSQAWIHLLMVDPTYQHRGIGSKLLKQAEATVVNMGASEIVIGQDPYHYFPGVPADQNAIKKWLMKRGYTNVNSVSDYVNTSPQSERKLDTENILSSDEKGKLFSFLKAYFSSRWLYEAEEYFLKGGSGSAYVIIKDQGEIIAFCKTNIGEKPLIGSNVNWSQRFTGILGGIGPLGVHPEWRKMKLGREIVLLATRHLLNQGVGSIYIDWTELHGFYRSLGYTSIETYDQFKKTIEI
- a CDS encoding carbohydrate ABC transporter permease; the encoded protein is MFQRRIKKPIIIVSLLIMALISLLPLYWVFVTALQLPSYQNEEMDRPVSYVESSPPVLYPVGITEYVSQWQKKREAESQGDMEQAEVHSSLMTEVREKTFGSFTHLFENTKIMRWLFNSVYIAVVTTAIIVLIDTMAGYVLAKKDFPGKWIIFWMIISTMMIPEQVTLVPTFIIVQNLNMFDTHFALIFPMLALAFGVFLMRQFLLSIPDELIEAAKIDGASEWKIFRSIIVPLARPAMAVLGIFTFVLVWNSFLWPIIVINDENLMTLPAGLKTLQDANLADFKLLMTGATVAAVPMIIFFLMFQRYFIKGLTIGGVKE